AGTACTAACTAACAGTTTTTCTTTTGGATATGCAAACTCTATAAACTTTTTATGTTGTTTTCCGCACCACACACAAGACAGTAGATTTGTTAGCACAACAAATAATTTGAATCGGGCACAAACAATAAGATATGTCAACCGACTTACAATCAATAGATATAATCGTTTGGTAAAATTTATGCATTCCCATTTCCCACGCATCTGCTGTTTTTTTGATTTATGCAGCCAAATAATGAACATTTCTCCGCGAATTGAGCGCGTCTACATTATGACAAGTTTCACCGTGCAACCGGCTCCCGGACTATGCGTAGATCCCCCCACGTTCGGTGCGCGCGAGTCAGTTTGTATTGTCCGAACCGACACAGGGGACACGCGCATCCTCGTAAATTCCTACCGTGTTGATAATACTAATGGagtgataaataattaattaatttgattatattCTGTGGATATACAGCCTTAATTTGCGCCTGGAAGTTTATAAATTGGAGGTTGATTTAGTGTTTTTTCAGAAAAATGAAGGTAAGTTTATAAAAATGCTTAATTACACAAGCCTATTAGGGAACGGCGCCCTAATTagacttcttttgtttttaactaggGTTGCCCATATAAACATAAATAGTTTTAGCGCCAGCAGTAACActtataaatacttattataatctatcagatagatttaaaaaaataaatattttagcttcATAATCTTAACATTACTTTAATATTTAACCCAGTTTAATTAAGGCGGATATGATTTagtgcaataaaattaattaagacccTGATGAAAATTTACCCAGACCATCTACCCCCATATTCCAAAATGAGTTTTTATGTGCGGGTAAGATTTAAAGCTAAGGATGAGTTtcatcaccttaactttaaccgtaactgtaactCCGGTGTTTTTCTATGAAATTTGacaaattttgacgtttgttatagttaatgtaagatggtgcaagttGCAACTCAGGGTAAGAAGTTAAATTAATCTAATTTTACGCAAAAAACAAGTTTCAGTTCGGGGAAATGAcctgaaaaataatatcaatgcCAAAACAAAGGCCAAACAGAGCAATGCAGTGCAATGACCGCGTTGACAAATAATTTAATGACTggattggttttatttttatagtaagGCAGGTGTATCTTGCAGAATATAAAAAGCACATAATTTCTCCTATGGTAGAGAAAGGTTTTTTTAGAAATTTTTAGACCTAATAACGATGATTGTAGGTTTAGGTTAACGATATTTCGTTATTTAGTCAAACTGGTCTCTcaatagaaaatatttaaaggGCGTCTTCAAAAGTCGTCTTGTTGTCTTTTTcagttgttaaataaatgaaCAAAACTATGGTGCtcaattcaaattaatattttgccattgattaaaatattttatctacatACCTACATTGTTGTGTTATTATAATCGGAAATATGTCATGTCCGGAAGTAAAATACAGAAAAAAACAGATAAAAACCTGCGtgggtatattattatgttgaaaAATGTagacaaaattatctatttcaGCACCACTAGATTTTAACTTTGTAAATGCGATGATAAAACTTAGAGAACTAAAGAAAACCATAAAAGCTAGGTTTATGGGCATGTAAAATGCAAATGGTCAATGTTAGTCAGTATCGTAAGGTAGGTAAATGAATGAAAGAAGTTTATATTACATATATGCTAGGTATACCTAGCGCTAGATTAGCCTTCCTTATAAAAAGGAAACATGTGTATTTTTGTGTTTGTTATAGAAAAAgctccaaaactactggaccaatttgaaaaattgttttaCCATTAGAATCCATTTTTTTTGTGATGAACATAGgcatattttcattttgttttaattgatatgtttttttactaaattacCTATAATAGTAGTAGAGCTACCCGTGTGAAGTCGGGCGGGGCGCAAGTAACAAATATGTTATTATTGAAGTTTGCACAAACGCTAGTGTTTTGGGAACATCTTGTGGTCATCGTTATCACCAACACACGATAAGCAGTTACGCACATTTAAATTAATCATCAAAACTCAAAAACAAGAACCGCGAATAAAAACATAACTAATTGTATTGGTCATAATTAACACATTACACTTGATTAATTACTAGGCTAAATTATCATATTTCAGAGATAACACTTGTGGGTGTATTTGTTTGAACTGCTAAACGTTATAATTACAACTCGACATATTATCATGATAAAAGCATTTGAAGTTATTTTAGGAATGTTAATTTGGAATGCTTAATAATTGTAAATTGGATATTGGGCGTTTAATGGTTCGAATGTAGGCTAGAGCTTATGGTCTACTAGGGTCTAGCAAATTAGATTATCCTAAAGGAACATCTTTGTATTTCAAAACATAATGCAAATCatattttcataatttcatCGTAATTTCCGTAATATTTACTTACATTGTGGACTTTTTATCAcgttatttattacatattcAATTACGTATATGCTTCTTACGAACCACTCATCACATATCATAAGTGGccaatacatattttcactGATTCACATGTAATATCGCGTGACCGATCTGTGGACATGCCTACTTATGTATATGTATAATGATGCCTATTTATGTATACATATAGTGATATATGAAAGTGTATTTTTTGTCCCTTAGATGATTTGTGCGGACCATGCTAAAGCGAGAGTGTGGCTTATCAAGCGTTACATTACGAGTAACGACCGAGAGaattattaaggctgagttgcaccactttactttaaccctaactataaccataacagGTTTGGCAGTCTTTtggcgtttgttaaagttaaagtaagacggtgcaacccagcctatgtgtaatgtgtatgtaataataacttaaGATAGTCAAATTAATTGCGCAATATTATAAACATTAAGATAGCCAAGCTGCTACTAGGCGGTCTTTTATGACTAAAACTTATAcaccactttttttttctttttttgtctgtcttttgttttgtactaactaatttgttttgatctggcaataaatattttcattttcattcactTAGGAGTTATGTAGGTTTGGTCTACATTTGAGCAATAAATAATGCATCAAACGAATCGCTTCTGTAATATACGAACTGGATATACCtagtcaattattttttaaaaatcaagAGAAAGTAGGTTATTTTGAGGAGGGATCTACGAAACGCACATTATCACTTGTCAGTGTCATAGTAGCTCCCTGATAAGTGTTATCATCTCCCCATTATTTGTGCAAGCAGTGAacatcaaataaaatatacccattttttcgtaaaaaaaaacaggtaCTTATCATAATATGAAACGAAAGGAAATAGACGATAGACGAAGCAAATGACAgcgctataataatatttactttcaCATCATTATTATATTTAGTTACAGTTGAAAAACAGAGGATACGTATATAAATATCCATCACTAGATTACACCAGTCTTGGTAAATAAGTTTCttcacaaataaaattatttaaatctacAAAAGTCGAGTAGGTATCAGTTGAAGTCACTGTCGCATAATAATTAGGCTAGTTAATTAACAACTgacaaaaagaaaacaaagaTTATCATATTAGTATTAGTCACATTTCGAGACAAACACGCATGTTTGGGAATTCATAGAATCGCTTTACGCACAACACGGCGCGTGTGGACTTGTGTGCAAAACAAACAAGCTGTGGTCCCTTTTTGACagattattccactttgttcacctaggTGATATCACCAGGGTGAATAAACTGGAttttttagtgtcctcatttcacctcggaaccatttcacccaTCTCGATTTTAAGCGGTCGCATTTGTTCACCTAGGAATTAATTCACTCAGGTAAACAGATGCGAAGATCTGGGTGAATTAATTCCTAGGTAAACAAAGGCGACCGCTTTAGTCGAATTAATTCACCTGGGTGATATCACCTGGTTGCCATGAAATGGTTCCAAGGAgaaatgaggacactaaaaattcaactttcttcacccaggggaacaaagtggaataatcctTTTTGACAGGTCCACAGTAAAACACGGCAACCCACGTTTTATCTTTGAATAAAGCTTGTTGCAACATTATATTAGTAGAATACGCAATAGATGCAAACTATAGTCCCACACAGAACTGCCTACCTACTGATTTTATATCCGGCGACTTTTCTAAAAGTGTGTCAATTAGGTCGGCAGTGGCACAAAAGCGCGCACGAACTATTGATATGAAATCACAAATTTTAATAGTCAGCATTTTTAAACTATCAATAAATGGAAAGTCCATTAAAAAGAGaaattgtttgtttgaagggaagaggctccgaaactactggactgatttGAAGTAAGCCCGTTGAATTGAGGCAGTATCCAAAGAGCAGCCGGTAAACAAGTTATTATTCAAGTCAGTGATATCTTTAGACTTTGTGAAAGACGCAAATTAAATCCGCACACAGAAAACGAAAAAATAAAGGCCACTTCGGAAGAGCCAACTAAATATAGCAAATAACAGTTATTTGTGCGTTTGCCGCGCGCCGCGAAACGGGCCTGTCCAGTATACAGGTTCGAATATTCCATGAACTAATTCCATAAGAAATCTATCAAAAAAGTAGTTATACCTAACTGCCGAAGTTTTATAACAGGTTAATGAGATTTTAGTACAAAAATATGTGATCTTGCACTAACTTACACcacatttattttatcaattctttctttcataatattagtTGAGATTTAGCTCACactgaattattattatgtctacATAATAGGTACCGAGCCAAGAGATAAGAACATAACAACTTGAACGAGAAAAGATAACTAATGCACTTTGGTTGTAGTTGGTATAAAAATTCTTAGTTAAAAGatcaacaaaagattttttgtaACCATAAAAGTATTTAAGTTATGATAAAATACAGCTGTTTTAAAAACGTGCTTTTCAAGTGATAAAAAATTTGAGTCTGTATATAAACAGAACGAAACATTTACATAGGTACACTCagtattacataattttacatgAACATACActtagtaataaaatataaataaataaataagtaatcaataaattacatattattgtaatataatcaataacaaagtacctacctaacccCAGCCTGATAAATGAATCCTTTTGACCCAACCTCGTAACTTTGACCTAGGCCTCGAGACTAACAAAATTAGCCCCTTTACATATCGTTAGCCATTTGATTGTTATCTGACCTATATTTCGAGGCACGAAGATGTGACACTGAATTATAATCGATCCATTAGGCAGTATATCGATTTGATTAACGATTTACGTTGCATTTATCTGCCCAAGACTTGTACAGTTCCGAGAACTGTTTGCCTATTGATCGCGAAATGCAAATATGTGTAGCTTAGGGAAACCCCATGATTCTCATTCATTCGGAAAATcttctttgaataaaaagttgacttcaattaaataaaacctCATCTCACAAAAAACGCGACTAATTGCAAACTCGCCAGAACGATTATTTCGTAATCATAATAGTTAAATAAACAAGTTTCGAAGTCAATATACTATGATAAATCATTCGACCCTATAGACACAGGACGTAGGAGTTCAACAAACGCATCATATCGCGTCGAAATGAGAATGTTATGAATTTTAGTGCAACGCGCAATCAGTTTGTGCCGCTAAAATTAACTTTTTGAACTGATGTAATTATGCAATTGTTACATTATGGGTCTAAGTTTTAGACATTTAGCTTAAGCATGCTCAATCTATACTCAAGTGTGaacttttcatattaaattaagtaagtagaGAATGAGCACGCGCAAACTAAGAATCTCAATTCAGAAGCCGGCCTTTGTTTAATTTAGACAGCCGCATAATCTGATGGTCCGACAACAATACCTGTGGCGGTTTTGGGCATGTTAGTTAAGCTACTTTTTGTACAGGTCTATcacaaaaacatgtttttcaAACGATTGGGTTTGGTTCTCGCTTAGGTGTAGATTCATTCCCCTTATGTACAAGGATAATGTTGAATGCAAAGGCTAACCGGTTTAATTGTAATAAACGTGAAACAGTTTACTTCATTCgtacctaggtaggtatgtgAAGCTGCAAACAAATAGTtgatataaaacaaaatatactagttcgttttattgataaaaatgagTCTGTTCGCCATATGGATAACGCATTGTCACGTTGCACGTGTCGTCGGAAGAAGTGTTtgcaaaaattaatttaaatatgaatGTCAAAATTTACCCGTGTTACTATCCACTTgttcaaatatttcttgaaatACTTATTTCATTATCCACTTGAAAAATTCTCGAGATATCAGGGCGGGTACTTGTAATATCAGTTCATGGTACGTTTGCTTTCGATTTTGATCATTAATCATAGTGTTCTATTTTGGTATACTTAATAGGCTCGCTCGATACTTAGCCCATACACTCTTTTACTCTGGTATCAAATTCCAACCGCACataaaccaataaaaaaattcAGTTTGTCTATGTTCCAAATCTAAGAATTAAAGAAACTGAAATACTAATAATGTAAagaagaaagatttgtttttttttatatttttgtattgaataggctccgaaactactagatcgattttaaaaattctacattatttctgatgagtATAGGCAATACGAAGTTCGCCGAAAAAtatagaataataatttattaattaacagaGTACCTATTTGACAACGAAATTAACAGTCAAATCTTTTCTGTTTCAGCAAGAAGTCCTATGTCTCGTACTACTTGGCTGCGGACTTGCGCTGGCAGCAAATCCTTGCTGTCCCGATGGCATGAACCTGGACCGACTTACCCGTCGCTGTGGCCGCTTCAACATGACGTCACTACCCAACTTGGACTGTCCTGAAGGAAAACTTCTGCTGCGGGACATAGTGCTGCATGGAGACAAAGTGACTACTATGGATGCACCAGAGTTCGTTATTGTGGAAGATCCTACACAGTAAGTTATACTAGGTTATACTAAAAGCAATTAAACTTTACTATTATTCAACAATTCACGATGTTTCTCGCAATTTTAAATAGCATTTAACATTGATGttgtttttatacataataattaatgcatcatatttaattaattataattgtaAAACGAGTAAACTTAGCACTGTAAATCACTCTGGCACGACGGAAACAGTAATTATGTTATGTATTATGGAGGGAGAAAAAATAGTTAATGAATTTTCGGCTGAAAAAATACTATTAATATTCAGTTTGTTGGGTATCTTAAATActacataggtaggtatacgCAATTTTTCCTTTCAGCCCAGACTTTAGTCCTTTAAATTACCTCCTCTTCTCTTATTATAATTGTTTTAGAATGAAACCCCCGTAAGCACCCTCGTGTCTACATAAAGCCATAATTttctagcggccgcccgcgacttcgtacgcgtagatcccgttttacccccttaggggtggagttgcgtaaaatccgttcttagcggatgtctacaccctaggAACGTACCTGCCCAAGTTTGTAGGTTTcggagatttcgtgatgagtgagtcagtgacatttcgatttattaaaattaaaagtatgATTTGTCTTTTTCAGATACTGCACAAGTTATATGATAAGAAACGCAAGCAGGCCAGAATTGGGGATGATGCCGGTAGCTTTGGCGTGCTTCCAGAAGGATACGTGGACCAATAACTTGGAGACCAGCGGCATTCTTACATTGGTATCTGTATTCTTTCTGGTGGCGACCATTGCGGTTTACAGCTACCTTCCGCAAATGAGGTTAGTGttacatacctattacctaaTCAGTAATTTGTAACAAAACATCTCAAAAATACGTAAAACGTTGACCCCAAGCGGTCGAATAACAtcgcgtaacaattgatttatATTGTGTCTCAATTGGGCTTAAAGggataattaacttttattttgattttcagGGATCTCCAAGGAATGTGCTATTTATGCACATGCATCAGTATGGCGCTAGGATTCTTATCTCTCGGGATGCTTCAACTTAATCCTGGATTCAGAAACGAAATATGCACAGTAACAGGTATGGCTTCATATTTATAATACAGACTAATAATAAGAATACGAACTTTTGACGCCTGAAAAATTGCAGAAGCCATCTACATATTTTGATACTTTTcatataaagatattattacCTTACGTAATTTCGTTAGTGCTTTGGTCACTTACGCATTTTTCCAACGATCGAAATCTATAAAATCTGTggccaataataatattataattttgtttcaggATTCCTGGTTTATGCCTGGATGATTGCTACATTTTTCTGGATGAACGTTATTTGTATAAACACCTACCGGACTGTCatgtaagaaaaataatatatttaacaaaaaatctgTTACTAATTAGGGCATATAGGCAGTTTAGGCAGGCATGCTATTCCATAGGTAGAAATTTTAAGAGTATCATGCGAAAAATTAACTCAAAAGTAAAAACTTGTTCACAAGATGAAGAGCAGAATTAATTGTGAACGAGTCAGTGCTTACAGATTGTGGTTACATGATCTTTTGCAATATGTATGCTCTTTGAAAATGCCCTTTCTAACTAAGATTTTGTTACAGAGATGCAGCATATTTGCAAAAGACGGAAAAGAAGCAGTTCTTCTCGTACAGCTGCTACGCTTGGGGCTTTACCATGCTGTTCCTCATCGTGGCCCTCATCACAAACTTCTCGGAAGGAAACCACTGGAAGCCTGGCTTCGGCGATGGCAACTGCTGGTTCAATGGACGCACGGAGACCTGGATCTTTTTCTACGGACCTATTGCTATCCTGGTCACCAGCAATGTCGTTCTTTTTGGATTGTCCTCATACAATTTATGGCAACAGACGAAGAAATACGAAGTGAATAAGCTTAACAACCTGAGGCACAGGTAGGgcactaaatattttattagaagtaTCTTGTTGTTCCGAATATTGCGATCTTTTTTGTTGAATGGTATTTAAATTTTCTCCAATTAATCAAAGCTTAGTATTTGTACTTAAATATATTATAACTCATTTGTATTTCACTTACAGGTTTTTGTTGTCTCTGAAACTGTTCCTGGTCATGGGCATTTCCTGGATATTTGAGATCGCAAGTTTCGCTCACGGAGAGGCGCATATCATTTGGTAAGCATCATCCTTTTACCGGTCGTTCCATGACATACCTTCTCTGGTCATAATGAATCATCgaatttaacaatttatttcttctttcttccAGGAAAATAATGGACACCTTCAACTGTCTACAAGGCGTGATCATATTCCTTCTCCTGGTGCTGTTCAGGAGACGCGCGATCCGCGGTTTGGCCAGCGAGAACTTCTGTGTGTTTATCACTCGTCCCCTCGCAGAGAAACTGAGTCCTCACGATGATGAAGATGATCAGCACATATTAGGGGACGAGACTGTGGAGGTTAGGCTAAACTAGATATAAAGACCTAGTGATAAGATGAGGTGAACGCACACCGGTCGCGCCAAAAGAATGTTCTTTCTTTGCTGTTAAATTATCGGGTGATTTGCCCAATGTCATTAGTGTGTAACGAACGAACCTTTGAACAGCGAATTCGGTTGAGCAAAAGGGATGTGTGAATTGTAATGATCTTTTATAAGTTACGAACTGTAACGCTCCAGTGCACTCTACTAAACGCTTCTCATTTAATGAATTGATTTGATTGCATGAAATTGAACCAAGTCTGGTACTGTAATTGTATTCTAgaagtaattttatatttttaattatttgcaGGCAATATGAATCTCGAAGAATTGGATTTCATATCTACTTATATTATTGTTAGCTATCGGGAGTTGTTTATTACTTAGGTCATGATTtacatgtaggtaatttaaaaattgataaaGCATTCTGATCGTTTTGTTGTAACACTGTGGATAGGTCATGCATGATACTGATAGTGCAGTTTTGTATTCAAGATTTGTGCcatattaattacattatttgtGGTATGAAGAGTAAGTATGAttgaaatgcaatttattttatttataggtactttttgttattgaaatataacaaacatttagaGGAATAAGAAACTCAATTCTCGTAATGTcataataagtataataaaatttaattttaattacttaattcaACTACTTAGTATATAAATTAGCATTTACCAATGTAA
This genomic window from Ostrinia nubilalis chromosome 18, ilOstNubi1.1, whole genome shotgun sequence contains:
- the LOC135080627 gene encoding probable G-protein coupled receptor Mth-like 3 isoform X2 — protein: MKQEVLCLVLLGCGLALAANPCCPDGMNLDRLTRRCGRFNMTSLPNLDCPEGKLLLRDIVLHGDKVTTMDAPEFVIVEDPTQYCTSYMIRNASRPELGMMPVALACFQKDTWTNNLETSGILTLVSVFFLVATIAVYSYLPQMRDLQGMCYLCTCISMALGFLSLGMLQLNPGFRNEICTVTGFLVYAWMIATFFWMNVICINTYRTVIDAAYLQKTEKKQFFSYSCYAWGFTMLFLIVALITNFSEGNHWKPGFGDGNCWFNGRTETWIFFYGPIAILVTSNVVLFGLSSYNLWQQTKKYEVNKLNNLRHRFLLSLKLFLVMGISWIFEIASFAHGEAHIIWKIMDTFNCLQGVIIFLLLVLFRRRAIRGLASENFCVFITRPLAEKLSPHDDEDDQHILGDETVEAI
- the LOC135080627 gene encoding probable G-protein coupled receptor Mth-like 3 isoform X1; this translates as MKQEVLCLVLLGCGLALAANPCCPDGMNLDRLTRRCGRFNMTSLPNLDCPEGKLLLRDIVLHGDKVTTMDAPEFVIVEDPTQYCTSYMIRNASRPELGMMPVALACFQKDTWTNNLETSGILTLVSVFFLVATIAVYSYLPQMRDLQGMCYLCTCISMALGFLSLGMLQLNPGFRNEICTVTGFLVYAWMIATFFWMNVICINTYRTVIDAAYLQKTEKKQFFSYSCYAWGFTMLFLIVALITNFSEGNHWKPGFGDGNCWFNGRTETWIFFYGPIAILVTSNVVLFGLSSYNLWQQTKKYEVNKLNNLRHRFLLSLKLFLVMGISWIFEIASFAHGEAHIIWKIMDTFNCLQGVIIFLLLVLFRRRAIRGLASENFCVFITRPLAEKLSPHDDEDDQHILGDETVEVRLN